The following coding sequences are from one Oceanimonas doudoroffii window:
- a CDS encoding AsmA-like C-terminal region-containing protein: MKKLARRGLTGLLVLLLGGWLLLNLLDVNRLKKPVLTWLNENTELGLSVGRLEFNPLSPYKLLAEDVRLGDWFSARQIYLELAQLAPLAGRTEVAILDIIDGRINLLQAQAPALPANLADIHIAELNTRNLALTGQDWEAGGIELHINDWQPRRQGQWQWWADAGLSARVRQLSHSALELSRLDISGHLRQGRLELDDVRGRLAGGLVSGSLILDPAERELRLERPQFSQVKLQLHDALTLPEGWRLLLSRARLDDVSLTTASLTVNGMRGELRDLEWSGRGLPEGRGDWQADEATLDWLRLDNHRLYWLGDADRQGVTLSGRAWEGSIEAELGWYPKQGRLDIDELQLAGNKLVWQPDMAWPLPDVRIHKLNLSRTELLSLDDELPLSLFDGELFVTDLAWSAGLWRPLSQQARLEGRVGELAWNSLIAHAAHFSARLTDEQWLLDQLSGDWLDGNITLNGSLGLYPPHRTQVTLAGKDWQLRHLSNWLQADRGFAGDLDVGASLSGEPGNPASWQGELALAGEDVFVEQLGLDPWLRNRLGEDYARPKQVDSALAALDLAQHDGFLYRLDLHGPVTDGRWQLNGSALQSVRHLLALRGNVSAAGEFNLDLGAINDAGCRELAIALGGDWHSPRLRLHQPAMDTPCRPWYSGPVPYPAAGLPGSLIEAVRALPVESRE, encoded by the coding sequence ATGAAAAAACTGGCCAGAAGAGGTTTGACGGGGCTGCTGGTGCTGTTGCTCGGCGGCTGGTTGCTGCTGAATTTGCTGGACGTGAACCGGCTGAAAAAACCGGTACTGACCTGGCTGAATGAAAATACCGAGCTGGGACTCAGCGTGGGCAGGCTGGAGTTCAACCCTCTCTCCCCCTACAAGCTGCTGGCGGAAGACGTACGCCTGGGTGACTGGTTCAGCGCCCGGCAAATCTATCTCGAGCTGGCGCAGCTGGCCCCCCTGGCGGGGCGTACCGAGGTGGCCATTCTCGATATCATCGACGGCAGGATCAACCTGCTCCAGGCCCAGGCTCCTGCCCTACCCGCCAACCTGGCCGATATTCATATTGCCGAGCTCAATACCCGCAACCTCGCCCTGACCGGCCAGGACTGGGAGGCCGGCGGCATCGAGCTTCATATCAACGACTGGCAGCCCCGGCGGCAAGGCCAGTGGCAATGGTGGGCCGACGCCGGCCTGAGCGCTCGCGTACGCCAGCTGTCTCATTCGGCCCTAGAGCTGTCGCGACTGGATATCAGCGGTCATTTGCGCCAGGGTCGGCTGGAGCTGGACGATGTGCGCGGCCGGCTGGCCGGTGGCCTGGTCAGCGGCAGTCTGATTCTGGATCCCGCCGAGCGCGAGCTGCGCCTGGAACGCCCGCAATTCAGCCAGGTCAAACTGCAACTGCATGACGCCCTCACTCTGCCCGAGGGCTGGCGCCTGCTGCTGAGCCGGGCCCGGCTCGACGACGTCAGCCTGACCACGGCTTCGCTCACCGTTAACGGCATGCGCGGCGAGCTGCGGGATCTGGAGTGGAGCGGCCGGGGCCTGCCCGAAGGCCGGGGCGACTGGCAGGCGGATGAAGCTACCCTCGACTGGCTGCGCCTGGACAACCACCGGCTGTATTGGTTGGGTGACGCCGACCGCCAGGGCGTCACCCTGAGCGGCCGGGCCTGGGAGGGCAGCATTGAGGCCGAGCTGGGCTGGTACCCGAAACAGGGCCGGCTGGATATCGACGAACTGCAACTGGCCGGCAACAAGCTGGTATGGCAGCCGGACATGGCCTGGCCCCTGCCCGACGTGCGTATTCACAAGCTCAACCTGAGCCGCACCGAGTTGCTGTCGCTGGACGATGAACTGCCGCTGTCGCTGTTTGATGGGGAGCTGTTTGTCACCGATCTGGCCTGGTCGGCAGGACTGTGGCGTCCGCTCAGCCAGCAGGCCCGGCTGGAAGGCCGCGTGGGCGAACTGGCCTGGAACAGCCTGATCGCGCACGCTGCCCACTTCAGTGCCCGCCTCACCGACGAACAGTGGCTGCTCGACCAGCTCAGCGGCGACTGGCTGGACGGCAACATCACCCTCAACGGCAGCCTGGGGCTCTATCCGCCTCACCGCACTCAGGTTACGCTTGCCGGTAAAGACTGGCAGCTGCGTCACCTCAGCAACTGGCTGCAGGCCGACCGGGGCTTTGCCGGCGATCTCGACGTCGGCGCCAGCCTCAGTGGCGAACCCGGTAATCCCGCCAGCTGGCAAGGTGAACTGGCGCTTGCTGGAGAGGATGTGTTTGTGGAGCAACTGGGGCTGGATCCCTGGCTGCGCAACCGCCTGGGTGAAGACTACGCCCGGCCCAAACAGGTAGACAGCGCCCTGGCGGCGCTGGACCTGGCCCAGCACGACGGTTTCCTCTACCGGCTGGATCTGCACGGCCCCGTCACCGACGGCCGCTGGCAGCTCAATGGCAGTGCGCTGCAGAGCGTGCGCCACCTGCTGGCCCTGAGGGGCAACGTGAGCGCCGCCGGCGAGTTCAATCTCGACCTGGGCGCCATTAACGACGCCGGGTGCCGGGAGCTGGCCATTGCCCTTGGTGGCGACTGGCACTCACCCCGGCTGCGGCTGCACCAGCCGGCAATGGACACCCCCTGCCGCCCCTGGTATTCGGGACCGGTGCCCTACCCCGCCGCCGGCCTGCCCGGCAGCCTGATCGAGGCGGTACGGGCACTGCCGGTGGAATCACGGGAATAA